One genomic window of Enterobacteriaceae endosymbiont of Donacia crassipes includes the following:
- the alaS gene encoding alanine--tRNA ligase, translating into MDNKIEEIRKIFLEFFNKKQHKIIKESSLIPYNDSSLLFTNAGMNQFKEYFLGYKKSPYSRIVTVQKCIRIGGKHNDFQNVGFTNRHHTFFEMLGNFSFGDYFKKKAIFYAWELLTDSKWFNLEQKKIFITVYYKDIETYNIWNKIIGISKKNLILIEDKNNQKYNSDNFWQMSETGPCGPSTEIFYDLGDHLQGNIKNNSGNRFIEIWNIVFIQFNKTLNGKLIPLIIKSVDTGMGLERITSILEGVDSNYKIYFFKKIIQEIANIIKVQDLEHNSLKVIADHIRSTIYLIAEGIVPNNEKRGYVLRKIIRRAINHGKILGKKEPFFYQLVKIFIKYISDNEKIFLNKKSDLIINIIKNEEKKFNQIIHSGILLLDKELKKSNNNYLTGKQMFYLYDTFGLSPDLIQNICINKNININKKEFIKYMEIQRQKSKKNNFFNDKNNIYYKNNISKFDGYTNFITYSKIIDIYVNKITQNQINLGDQGEIILDITPFYGESGGQKGDIGYLEKDKKNIFQVYDTKIQGNIIIHIGKMILGSFKKNDYLYSKIDILNRMMISRNHSATHLLHTILRKKFGTYVQQKGSLITNKYLRFDFILNNSLKLDDILYIEKKINGYIFKNIPIKIYIKKKEEIKNTKNIIALFKNKYSSLIRIVNIKNISQELCGGTHVENTGKIGFFIITKFLNIANGIKRIHAITHNIALEYIQKQNKNIKYISNLFNTNEEYLIQNILLNKKKNYLLKQNFKELQQYFFLKEENILLKNNILLNNVNIIISKIYNFNPIFFNFILKKILKKLSKVIIILSTKWEKKIFFIIKITKNINNKINVLDIMKRNLDKNVCNINGCANIVQGNINLNIEQYYFILSKIRTCILNKINKLS; encoded by the coding sequence ATGGATAATAAAATTGAAGAAATTCGTAAAATTTTTTTAGAATTTTTTAATAAAAAACAACATAAAATAATTAAAGAAAGTTCATTAATACCTTACAATGATTCATCATTATTATTTACAAATGCAGGTATGAATCAATTTAAAGAATATTTTTTAGGATATAAAAAATCTCCTTATTCTAGAATTGTTACAGTACAAAAATGTATACGTATTGGAGGTAAACATAATGATTTTCAAAATGTAGGTTTTACAAACAGACATCATACATTTTTTGAAATGTTAGGTAATTTTAGTTTTGGAGATTATTTTAAAAAAAAAGCTATTTTTTATGCATGGGAATTATTAACCGATTCCAAATGGTTTAATTTAGAACAAAAAAAAATATTTATTACTGTATATTATAAAGATATTGAAACTTATAATATTTGGAATAAAATTATTGGTATATCTAAAAAAAACTTAATTTTAATAGAAGACAAAAATAATCAAAAATATAATTCTGATAATTTCTGGCAAATGTCTGAAACTGGCCCTTGTGGTCCATCTACTGAAATTTTTTATGATTTAGGTGATCATTTACAAGGAAATATTAAAAATAATTCAGGTAATCGTTTTATTGAAATATGGAATATTGTTTTTATACAATTTAACAAAACATTAAATGGAAAATTAATTCCTTTAATAATAAAATCAGTAGATACTGGTATGGGATTAGAACGTATTACTAGTATTTTAGAAGGAGTTGATTCAAATTATAAAATATATTTTTTTAAAAAAATTATTCAAGAAATAGCTAATATAATTAAAGTACAAGATTTAGAACATAATTCTTTAAAAGTTATAGCAGATCATATTAGATCTACTATTTATTTAATAGCAGAAGGTATTGTTCCTAATAATGAAAAAAGAGGATATGTTTTAAGAAAAATTATTAGAAGAGCTATAAATCATGGAAAAATTTTAGGTAAAAAAGAACCATTTTTTTATCAATTAGTAAAAATTTTTATTAAATATATAAGTGATAATGAAAAAATATTTTTAAATAAAAAATCTGATTTAATTATAAATATTATTAAAAATGAAGAAAAAAAATTTAATCAAATTATACATTCAGGGATTTTATTATTAGATAAAGAACTTAAAAAATCTAATAATAATTATTTAACAGGAAAACAAATGTTTTATTTATATGATACTTTTGGATTATCTCCAGATTTAATTCAAAATATATGTATAAATAAAAATATTAATATAAATAAAAAAGAATTTATTAAATATATGGAAATTCAACGTCAAAAATCAAAAAAAAATAACTTTTTTAATGATAAAAATAATATTTATTATAAGAATAATATTTCTAAATTTGATGGATATACAAATTTTATAACTTATAGTAAGATAATTGACATTTATGTAAATAAAATTACTCAAAATCAAATTAACTTAGGAGATCAAGGAGAAATAATACTAGATATCACACCCTTTTATGGAGAATCAGGTGGCCAAAAAGGGGATATAGGATATTTAGAAAAAGATAAAAAAAATATTTTTCAAGTATATGATACAAAAATACAAGGAAATATAATTATTCATATAGGAAAAATGATTTTAGGTTCATTTAAAAAAAATGATTATTTATATTCTAAAATAGATATATTAAATCGTATGATGATTAGTAGAAATCATTCTGCAACACATTTATTACATACTATATTACGTAAAAAATTTGGTACATATGTACAACAAAAAGGATCGTTAATAACTAATAAATATTTAAGATTTGATTTCATATTAAATAATTCTTTAAAATTAGACGACATTTTATATATTGAAAAAAAAATTAATGGTTATATTTTTAAAAATATACCTATAAAAATATATATAAAAAAAAAAGAAGAAATAAAAAATACAAAAAATATAATAGCATTATTTAAAAATAAATATTCTTCTCTTATAAGAATTGTAAATATTAAAAATATTTCACAAGAATTATGTGGTGGCACACATGTTGAAAATACCGGTAAAATTGGTTTTTTTATCATTACTAAATTTTTAAATATTGCTAATGGTATAAAACGTATACATGCAATTACACATAATATAGCATTAGAATATATACAAAAACAAAATAAAAATATTAAATATATTTCTAATTTATTTAATACAAATGAAGAATATTTAATACAAAATATTTTATTAAATAAAAAAAAAAATTATTTATTAAAACAAAATTTTAAAGAATTACAACAATATTTTTTTTTAAAAGAAGAAAATATTTTATTGAAAAATAATATTTTATTAAATAATGTAAATATAATCATTAGTAAAATATATAATTTTAATCCAATATTTTTTAATTTTATTTTAAAAAAAATACTAAAAAAATTAAGTAAAGTTATAATAATTTTATCTACTAAATGGGAAAAAAAAATATTTTTTATAATTAAAATTACAAAAAATATTAATAATAAAATAAATGTTTTAGATATTATG